The window TTAGACAGTTTCCTAACTCCTCCAATCTGCTTAAACAGTATTCCTGCTTCAAGCTTCTTATAGTCTCATCTTAGACCATTTCGATGACAGTCTGAAATTTTCAGGAAGCTTTGCAAGGAGATTGGCTCAAGAATTTCCGAAATGGCAGGTAGTAGAGATAAACATTTATTCTCATTCCTTCATGTAGTATTTTAAAGAACTCTGCATCATGTTTAACTTGTCCCATTTGGATGGGAATGTGTTCTGTTGCATGTTGTTTACTTGATCTGTGAAGAATGAAGAGAAATGAAGATTTGATTTGACATTACTACCCTTGAGAGAtgggtttatatatatataatataagcTAGGGATTGGACTCATTGAAAAGTTTCAGGAATAGGATTTCACATAACCATGGTCCATGGATTAGATAAAACCAACACCTGAGCGCTTATGGTAAAGAGTGCACAAATACCATCCTCTTCTCTGCTTTTCTATTCTTTCCTTTATTGAGCTGTTTACATTTTCTTAATACTATGTTACGTCCTCGAATTTTTCTCTTTGGTTGCTGTGAAGAAAATATAGGGGCAAATTCAATTCCAAACTTcataaagtcattatcaacagcCTTTGAAAACTCTTTTGGGGCCCATCGGTATAATTATGTTAGGTAAAATTTGTTATAGGGGGATGTAAGTGTCTACACATCAAGTCCTTGCCCTGAAAACATTTTTTTTGTAATTGATTCATTTGAACAAAAAACCAATATTAAAACGAAAACAGTAATATATGAAGCTCTACAAATAACAAAACATATGAAACTCCCAAAGGTTCTAATGTGCTTTATCACCCTTCTGAGATATGCAACTAGAAACAAATTGCAACGTGTTGCACTATTTCATGTGAGCTTCTGTGGCTTATCCTAAATATTTTCAGTAACTTTTGAAGACTACTATTAATTGTGGTCAGATCATCCTTAAACCTATCTTTTCTCCTCTTTGTGGGGATGCTATCCTGAAATTCATTTGCTTCCGACTCCTTTCACCTTTGTAATCCTTAAGCTCACATTCTTCTCTAACTGATCATTCAATATCTTATGGTTGATTTattttgatatgatatatattttggtgattttgctGGGGACAATCTCACAGTAGATTTACTTTTCTGCAGTTTCTCCTAGTGGACTTGCGGTGCCATGGTGATTCAGCATCTCTCAAGAAGAGGGGCCCACATACCGTTGCATCAGCTGCTCTTGATGTCTTAAAGCTGGTATAGTTTCTTGACCATGACCTGCTGCACTCAGCACATACAATTCTCAAGTGTCATTTCGATGACATCCGTATCAATAGAACTTTTTAAGGCATGTCTTGTCACCTGTTACGGCCCAGTCCCGACTGCCAAAATATTGTCCTCTTTGGCCCGACCCCTCTAGGCCACCTCAAGGCTTTTGGGCCTCACGGTTTTGTGCCCTTGGGTTTTAACCCAAAAGGCGCCTCAACAGTTGAATCTTGAATTCACTCTTATATGACTACTAACCCCCCCTTGATGTGGGATTTTGCTAAGGCAAGTTTCACATCGACCCCCTTTCGAGTTCAACTGCCAGTGATCCGTTGGTTGTTACAACATCATTGAATCATTGGCCAAACGTTCTCCATGAAATTTATACACACTCAATATTCATCAAAATTCATGGGAATTCTAGTAATAATATCACTGAATTATTGGCCAAACATTCTCCGTAGGAAGTTGCTTACGTGCTGGTAAAATTTTAATTCATGAATGCATTATATGGGCAATAGAGTATATGAGCATATGCCATGTCATTTCAATGGTGTGCCACTTATGATTCTTCCCTCTCTTTTTTCCTGGTTTTGGGTTGGGTCAAATGGTAACCGTTTTGCCTCTTCGCGTCTTGCCTGAGATGGTAGCAGGATTATGGTTATACATTGCTTGGTCTcaatctttctttcttctttgtctAGCTTGGCCAGCTCAGACTGACTCCGCGAGTTGTAGTTGGTCACAGCTTTGGAGGAAAAGGTAACTTTTAGCTTATTATAGTAGAAAGCTACTTGGAGAAATCAATTGATAATTTGTTGTTCAGACATTCATCTTTCTTCTTAAAACTTGCAGTTGCATTGAGTATGGTTGAGCAGGTTGCAAAACCCCTTGCACGTCCAGTTAGAGTAAGTATTCTATACCAAAATTCTACAAGCATACTTGCACTAATATCAAACAGAGTTTTGGATTTAGCTTGGTACTTGTGAGTGATTAAAAGCGATTTTAAAAACTCAGTTAAGGCAATATATACCATATGCTCACAGTTCTCTCATTTACGGTTGATGATTTTGGTAATTGGTTTTCAGGGAAAATAATTTTCTGTTCTGATTTACTTTCTTTGTTCTTGAGATCTATTTTGCTATCCTTTTGCGTTTTTCTTTCCAACTCCTAATACTTTGAAGTAATTCAAACTAGTTGTGTCATAGGTCTGGGTTCTAGATGCTACTCCAGGAGAGGTTCGAGCTGGTGCAGATGGAGATGATCATCCAGCTGAATTGATATCATTTCTGAGTAAATTACCAAAAGAGGTGTGCGCTTTTGGTGATTGCAGTTTGTATAAAAATGTCTCCATGTATATTTGCCTAACATGAATGTTAACAAATTTTATGGTATCTTGTTGTTAATTCTCCATGATATCTTTAGTGTGTCAATATAGATATGTGTTCCTTTTTAAGACTTTAAAGTAGAAATTTGGAGTGGGAGGTGCAGTGGGCCTTAGGGTGATATCATTCCCTGATGGTGTATAGTTTGGAAAGAGCAGATAGGAGCACATCCTGGGGGGTGAAAATTTCTTGTTCAATGCATCTCTTTTTTGGGGTGTACTTCTGGAGTTCACAGGATGCCACTTGTGTAGATATTTGATCAAATTGTGGATGGCTGCTCCTTCATATCAAATTATGTAGATATTTGGTTATAAATGTTTTACCAGTCCAGAAAACAGTTCACTGGAAATGCTTTAGGTTtgttagaaagaaaaaaaacaaaatgcgTTAGGTTTAAGGAATGATTGTGATATTTGATGGGATTTTTCTGACAAAGACGAATTAGGTTTTGGTGGGAAAATCTTGTCCATTATTTTGGAAGTAGAAGATGAATATGTATCAGAGCAAGGGAGAGAGAGCCTTTCTCCTTTATGTTTTAGCTTGCTTCTcggctaattattttattaatgcATGTTGAAAATGTTGCAGGATTGTTGGCTTTATAACTTTAAATAGCATACACTGACGTATTTGAACCTTTTTTACCCTAAGCTATATAAATTCACTATCATTTTCAAATGTtgtcccccccccccacccccacccccacccccaccccctctctctcttttttttcattttcctgatACATTCACATAATTTGTATTGACATCAGTtcttcttatgaatattatttttCAAGGAAGGTCTCTTCAAAACGAGATATCATGGAGGCTCTTATACTAGAAGGGTTTTCCAGGGATGTAGCACAGGTATCCCATTGGcctcaaattttttttttggccTCACATCTTTTCTTCCTAGGAATTCTGAAAGGTTTAACATTTTAATTTCAACTTTGCAAACTTCAAAAGATGTATAAGCGTAGGCACTTTTCTGCATCTAGTGAGGCACTGCGCTTGATATTTAGTAACTGAGATATGAGATATCAGCAATCTGTTAGACACATTGCAAATGCACTTCTTTAAGTTATAATGTATTCCACCATTCTCAGTGCCCCGGAGAGTGAGACAGTAATCTCACTTGACTATTCTGATAGAAAAAGTGAGTTGATGATTCAGAAGGTACAGTACCAGAAGATaagttgtttttgaaaaaaaggaaaagaattgtaCGACAAGAATGACACCCCAGTCTCTCTAACCACATTTCCTTTCTAAAGAGAGCCTATTTGACTATTCCATGTGATTTATTGGAAATGATATTCTTGATCATTGTTTTGGTTAGGCACAATGTTTCAGCCcccccctcaaaattttaactgTCTTTCTCAAAGGCGGATCTAGAGTTTAGAGTCCATAGGTCCAGAATTCTACTGTATCGTTCTTGTAATGCAGTGAGTTTGATTCTTTATATATACGCGTATTCTCTATGTCTTTTCACATACATATGAGGTTCGAGCTCAGGCACTGTGGATTCGGCCATACTCACTACGTCTACACTAGATACGCCTCTGTCTTCACTTCTCAAAGAGGGTGAGCTCGTTGCACAAGAATTTAACACTGTATTTAGTTGGTTTTTCAATTGGAGAAGAGAATTCAGTGAAGGGCAATACTTTCTTCCTTTGAGGAAAGTAGAGGGGCTAATTACCCTCCATATCTACTTGTTGACGTCCAAATATTTTTTGATAACCGAGAAATCTCCGAGGTCCAGCTAGTACACGACTCGAACTTGGTGGATAATGGACTCACCCCTCTACCCCATCTCCACTTAAATGCCAGACTCTCTTCCGTAGCAGCGCTCGGACTCGTGATGAAAGTAGCATGTAATTGTTTGTACAATAGATGATTTAGTAAATAGAGTATATCATGCAGTAAGTCTAATAAAAGATTCATCTTGCTGATCATTGTTCATTACCATCATTCTAACTGTTAATTTTGCTTGCACGTAAGACGCGAATGGCCAGTTCTAATTTTTTCAACTGCCGCTTTTGTATATTTGCAGTGGGTGGTAACTAACCTTCGTCAAACCAACCCTGTTGGTTCATCCCCTTCACATTTATCATGGGTATTTGATCTCAAAGGTATTGCCGAGATGTATCAATCATACGAAGATACAAATTTGTGGTAGGTTGCTCATGTCAGTTTTAAATGTGCagattttattatgattattCTTTTGGCTTCTTGTTCATTCCTTGACCAGAGTATCTTTTTAAAGAAATTAGTCATCAAAAGGCTTTACTCGTTGTCCAATCGATTCTGGAGTAGACTGGACATGTACCAATAGTGGTTCAACAAGTCACCAACATGCACGGCCTTTCTATGCTGTTGCTatcaatcaaatttaaaaatttaagaaaaataacatGGAAATGTCAGATAAATTGCAGGATGTCTTTTGACAAGATGGAGTTTTAACATTAATATAAGAATAGCAAGATGATCAGAAAAATTTGAATGAAATCTATGGGTGATGCACTGGAGGACTGGTCACTCAACTCATACCTAGCATGacaacagaaaagaaaagaaaagtggaATATCTGGAATTATTTGAGCCTAAAAAGCATAATTATTGACATGCTAAGAATAAATGTGAACTGTCACCTTTTTCTGTTCATATGATAATGAATGTATAACTTTGCAATGAGTTCATTGCAGTTAGTTAAATCATAGAAGAATGTATTAATGGTTTGTTTGAcatctttcattttatttttggttcTGTCACCAAGCTTAATAGCTGATTCTCTATAAAAGAGGAGATAGTAATTCGttctcaaaaaagaaaaaaaaatagttactgcGATAATCTTCACGCAGGAAAATTGTGGAAGATGTTCCTCGGGGTGTGCATGTTAATTTTTTGAAAGCAGAAAGAAGTCTGCATAGGTGGGCCCTTGAGGATATCAGAAGAATCCATGTTGCTGAGGAACAAGCTGTAGAGGAGGGAGGTGGAGTTGAAATGCATGTCCTTGAAGATGCAGGTCATTGGGTAGGTTGCTTCTGTCCTACACATTATGCTGTATGTTGCCTAAGTTCTCAAGTTGCAAAGTGCTTTCCATTTTTAAGTGTGCGTCAGATTTGAAATCTGGTAATTTATCATACTCCCTCCCTTTCAATTTATGTGTTGTAGTTTGACTTGGTgcggagtttaagaaagaaagaaaggctTCTGAAACTTGTGGCTTTAACCATACCATGAGACTTTTGTGGCTATAGAAGCATGCCATAAAGggtaaaatagaaaattaaaatttaatttgttttcaaatgtAAAAAGGTGccattctttttggaatggacTCTTAAGGAAATAATGTCACATAAAATGGAATGATGGGAGTATCTAGATTGACTCGCGTTTTTAACAGGCACGGTGTCCCTTCGTTCTTCCTGTGCTGGACTAGCTACACTCTGCTCCCAAACGGTTGACATAGAGAACAGGCTGACCTGAT is drawn from Nicotiana tabacum cultivar K326 chromosome 22, ASM71507v2, whole genome shotgun sequence and contains these coding sequences:
- the LOC107819899 gene encoding uncharacterized protein LOC107819899 yields the protein MSAISNFTACRRFENVAGLTKDSPGLGLIHKKVNISRPFQKVSLVHSKRMFKGSNIRMTMVDERLSSGKVVVPSEVLAYELVQGAKVRWSYIMEGSLPEPPTAVLLHGILGSRKNWGSFARRLAQEFPKWQFLLVDLRCHGDSASLKKRGPHTVASAALDVLKLLGQLRLTPRVVVGHSFGGKVALSMVEQVAKPLARPVRVWVLDATPGEVRAGADGDDHPAELISFLSKLPKEVSSKRDIMEALILEGFSRDVAQWVVTNLRQTNPVGSSPSHLSWVFDLKGIAEMYQSYEDTNLWKIVEDVPRGVHVNFLKAERSLHRWALEDIRRIHVAEEQAVEEGGGVEMHVLEDAGHWVHADNPDGLFKILSFSFQGF